The Muricauda sp. SCSIO 65647 genome includes a region encoding these proteins:
- a CDS encoding carboxypeptidase-like regulatory domain-containing protein, with product MLRMLRNHFIAVWVGLLFVFPHATIHAQETSRTSLKSYLIELEKQHDIKFSYVDEDLEGVEVAIPADLSLDLVLEALETQTQIKIRKINERYYSLVKNTLVSVCGKVLDNFAENTVPGATVEVMDSDIALVTDINGRFRIDQVPRNATLKVRFLGYITKYMPVENLVASGDCHEILLAQNYERLEEVIVYEFLTSGIVKEEDASITLNTGELGILPGLIEPDVLQTIQALPGIKSIDETVSDINVRGGTNDQNLILWNGIKMYQSGHFFGLISAFNPYLTDQVTVYKNGTPARYGDGVSSVISMWTKNEIDGQFFGGAGFNLISGDVYGQFPLNDRMAFQLSARRSTTDFLNTPTYSIFTDRAFQDSEVINQQNQSVDREFDRDITFFFWDVSGKFLYDINDDHKLRLSFIGIDNDLLFKETDRETNVTSQSFLDQTNISAGLQLQSRWTDRLSSNLNAYYTQYQLEALGVSPEPRQQLEQRNRIIESSIKFDTEYRLAETLKWRNGYQFIETGIRNFTDVTLPPFDSNIKGVVRLHAPYTEVLYRSPEDKFIASAGLRANYIINLAQFGESFEELLFEPRLNLNVRVANYLRAEVLGEFKSQYTNQVIDLEQNFLGVEKRRWILSDEDQLPITKSKQGSIGLNYAKNSIYVGLEAFYKQVDGISTLTQGFQNENQFDGEIGSYEVKGLEFLVNKKGENYSTWLSYTYNKNDYTFEDIDPSSFPNNLDVRHTVTVATTYDINNLKLGLGLNYRTGKPYTAPDEDDPLNATAFPNEINYQLPNSSRLPEYFRLDASGTYHFDISRRIKANAGISLLNLTNRENVLNRYYRISDEGEVEQVNNVSLGLTPNVSFRVRF from the coding sequence ATGCTGAGAATGCTCCGTAATCACTTTATTGCAGTTTGGGTGGGACTGCTTTTTGTCTTTCCCCACGCCACTATCCATGCCCAAGAGACTTCAAGAACGTCCCTGAAATCATATCTCATCGAGCTTGAAAAGCAACATGATATTAAATTTTCATATGTTGACGAGGATTTGGAAGGAGTTGAAGTCGCTATTCCCGCTGACCTATCGCTAGATCTTGTTCTGGAAGCATTGGAAACCCAGACCCAAATAAAAATCCGGAAAATAAACGAGCGCTATTATTCATTGGTCAAAAACACGCTGGTCAGTGTTTGTGGAAAGGTACTCGACAATTTTGCCGAAAATACCGTTCCGGGGGCAACTGTTGAAGTAATGGACAGTGACATAGCACTGGTCACAGACATAAATGGCCGTTTTCGAATTGACCAAGTACCAAGAAATGCCACTCTTAAAGTTCGTTTTCTAGGATATATCACAAAATACATGCCCGTAGAAAATCTTGTAGCAAGTGGTGATTGCCATGAAATTCTACTTGCACAGAACTATGAAAGGCTTGAAGAGGTCATTGTCTACGAATTCCTCACCTCGGGAATCGTTAAAGAAGAAGATGCCAGTATTACCCTGAATACAGGTGAATTGGGCATTCTTCCAGGCCTGATAGAGCCTGATGTGCTACAGACCATTCAAGCGCTACCGGGCATCAAAAGTATTGACGAGACCGTGTCAGACATCAATGTACGCGGTGGCACCAATGATCAAAATCTGATACTATGGAATGGTATCAAAATGTACCAGTCAGGGCATTTTTTTGGGTTGATCTCGGCTTTCAATCCCTACTTGACAGACCAAGTGACGGTTTACAAGAATGGTACCCCAGCACGATATGGCGATGGTGTCAGCAGTGTCATCAGTATGTGGACCAAAAATGAGATCGATGGGCAGTTTTTCGGTGGGGCGGGCTTCAACCTTATCAGCGGTGATGTGTATGGGCAATTTCCTTTAAACGACCGAATGGCCTTTCAGCTCTCGGCCCGTCGCTCTACCACCGATTTTTTGAACACTCCGACCTATAGCATCTTTACCGATCGGGCCTTTCAAGATAGTGAGGTCATCAATCAGCAAAATCAATCGGTTGATAGGGAATTCGATAGGGATATTACCTTTTTTTTCTGGGATGTTTCGGGAAAATTTCTCTACGACATCAATGATGACCATAAATTACGACTAAGCTTTATCGGTATCGACAATGATTTATTGTTCAAAGAGACCGATCGTGAGACAAATGTTACTTCCCAGAGCTTTTTAGATCAGACCAATATCTCTGCCGGACTGCAATTACAAAGTAGATGGACGGACAGACTGTCATCGAACCTCAACGCCTATTACACACAATACCAACTGGAAGCTTTGGGCGTTTCTCCCGAGCCGCGACAACAACTTGAGCAAAGAAACCGAATTATTGAAAGCTCCATAAAATTTGATACGGAGTATAGGCTGGCTGAGACATTGAAGTGGCGAAATGGATATCAGTTCATCGAGACCGGCATTAGAAACTTTACCGATGTCACCTTGCCGCCATTTGACAGTAACATCAAAGGGGTGGTGAGGCTTCACGCACCTTACACCGAAGTCTTGTACCGCTCTCCCGAAGACAAGTTCATCGCCTCAGCGGGTTTGCGGGCAAACTACATCATAAATTTGGCCCAATTTGGTGAATCATTCGAAGAATTGCTGTTCGAGCCCCGTTTGAACCTAAATGTTAGAGTGGCCAATTATTTGAGAGCTGAGGTTTTGGGTGAGTTCAAAAGTCAGTACACGAATCAAGTCATTGACTTGGAACAGAATTTTTTAGGAGTTGAAAAGCGACGCTGGATCCTTTCCGATGAAGATCAATTGCCCATCACCAAAAGCAAACAGGGCTCTATAGGGTTGAACTACGCCAAAAATTCCATTTATGTGGGCCTTGAAGCTTTTTATAAACAGGTAGATGGCATCAGCACCTTGACCCAAGGCTTTCAAAACGAAAACCAGTTTGATGGGGAAATTGGCAGCTATGAAGTGAAAGGACTTGAATTTCTTGTCAACAAAAAAGGGGAAAACTACAGTACATGGCTAAGCTATACCTACAACAAGAACGACTACACTTTTGAAGACATTGACCCAAGCTCATTTCCGAACAATCTCGATGTACGCCATACAGTGACGGTCGCCACCACCTATGACATCAACAATTTAAAGCTGGGGCTGGGGCTCAACTACCGAACGGGCAAGCCCTACACAGCACCTGATGAAGATGATCCATTAAACGCAACGGCCTTTCCCAATGAAATCAATTACCAATTGCCCAACAGCAGCCGTTTGCCAGAATATTTCAGATTGGATGCCTCAGGCACTTACCACTTTGATATCAGTAGAAGAATCAAGGCCAATGCCGGCATATCGCTGTTGAACCTGACCAATAGGGAAAACGTATTGAACCGCTATTATCGAATTTCTGACGAAGGCGAAGTTGAACAGGTAAACAACGTTTCATTGGGTCTTACCCCCAATGTTAGTTTTAGGGTGCGTTTTTAG
- a CDS encoding FecR family protein, giving the protein MQENYLAKWLNNELSEEELAAFKKSAEYASYQRILEASDKMQAPGFDVDQAWNTLRERTSQEAPKVITLRPFKQFLRVAAVVAVLLAGSYFYVNSLNESFSTELAERTEITLPDSSEIILNAGSKVSFSEKKWNEKRNVKLEGEAFFKVAKGKTFTVSTDNGTVTVLGTQFNVENRNGFFEVTCYEGLVSVSYQGTEKKLPAGTSFVAINGNVRNTDGISNAHPSWVNNESSFESIPLKYVLAELERQFDIEVMAENVDTDQLFTGTFSNTDINLALESISVPSQISYKLGKDNVLFYAENAP; this is encoded by the coding sequence ATGCAAGAGAATTATTTGGCAAAATGGCTCAACAACGAACTCTCTGAAGAAGAGTTGGCAGCTTTCAAAAAGTCTGCCGAGTATGCTTCTTACCAGAGAATTCTAGAGGCATCTGATAAGATGCAGGCCCCTGGGTTCGACGTTGACCAAGCTTGGAATACCTTAAGGGAAAGAACTTCGCAAGAAGCCCCTAAGGTCATTACCTTGCGCCCGTTCAAACAGTTCTTGCGTGTAGCGGCCGTGGTGGCCGTACTTTTGGCAGGCTCTTATTTTTATGTGAATTCTTTGAATGAATCGTTCAGCACCGAATTGGCAGAACGTACCGAGATAACGCTCCCCGATAGTTCTGAAATCATTTTGAACGCCGGTTCAAAGGTCTCGTTCAGTGAAAAGAAATGGAACGAAAAACGAAACGTAAAACTTGAGGGCGAAGCTTTTTTCAAGGTGGCCAAGGGCAAAACGTTCACCGTTTCAACAGATAATGGTACCGTAACCGTGCTTGGCACCCAGTTCAATGTCGAGAACCGTAATGGTTTCTTTGAAGTGACCTGTTATGAGGGCCTAGTGAGCGTTTCTTATCAAGGTACAGAGAAAAAACTACCCGCAGGCACCTCTTTTGTGGCCATCAACGGTAACGTTCGAAATACTGATGGTATAAGTAATGCCCATCCTTCTTGGGTGAACAACGAGAGCAGCTTCGAAAGTATTCCGTTGAAATATGTATTGGCCGAGCTTGAAAGACAGTTCGATATTGAGGTGATGGCCGAAAATGTTGATACCGATCAATTATTTACAGGTACGTTTAGCAACACAGACATCAATTTGGCGTTAGAAAGTATAAGTGTTCCTTCCCAGATTAGTTATAAATTAGGGAAAGATAACGTGCTTTTCTATGCTGAGAATGCTCCGTAA
- a CDS encoding GyrI-like domain-containing protein: METHIDSFYVVGIAIQSTNEGEKSVADMGKLWGRFYSEGISKKIPNKESEAIYSIFMDYESDYTGKYTALIGHKVQSLEKIPEGMIGREIIGCTYQKFISKGKMPDAIVDTWKEIWKKDAELNRKYRNDFEVYGDKSDQGENSEVEIYLSINKP, translated from the coding sequence ATGGAAACGCATATTGATTCCTTTTATGTAGTGGGCATAGCCATTCAATCAACCAACGAAGGTGAAAAATCAGTGGCCGATATGGGCAAGCTATGGGGAAGATTTTATTCGGAAGGGATTTCCAAAAAAATTCCAAATAAAGAATCGGAGGCCATCTATTCGATTTTTATGGATTATGAGTCGGATTACACAGGAAAATATACCGCATTAATTGGGCATAAAGTTCAATCTTTGGAGAAAATACCTGAAGGAATGATCGGCAGGGAAATAATCGGGTGTACGTATCAAAAATTCATTTCTAAAGGAAAAATGCCCGATGCCATTGTGGACACTTGGAAAGAAATTTGGAAAAAAGATGCCGAGTTGAACAGAAAGTACCGTAACGATTTTGAAGTTTATGGCGATAAATCAGACCAAGGGGAAAATTCTGAGGTTGAAATATATTTATCTATAAATAAACCGTAA
- a CDS encoding RNA polymerase sigma factor: protein MDNVCEEHVFSSVFKANSKTVFNYIYYKFGNEEKAHDAVQEAFVKLWENCAKVTPEKAKSYLYTVANNLYLNVIKAEKVRLKYADQHSKSISNESPEYVLEEKQFKKKLDDALNSLPENQRTTFLLNRIDGKKYAEIAEMEGVSVKAIEKRMHLALKALREQIDGI, encoded by the coding sequence ATGGACAATGTTTGTGAAGAGCACGTCTTTAGCTCTGTGTTCAAAGCCAATTCAAAAACGGTATTCAATTACATATATTATAAGTTCGGCAATGAAGAAAAGGCACATGATGCCGTACAGGAGGCTTTCGTGAAATTGTGGGAAAATTGTGCCAAGGTGACCCCTGAAAAGGCAAAATCATACTTATACACGGTTGCCAACAACCTATATTTGAATGTCATCAAAGCAGAAAAGGTTCGGTTGAAATATGCCGACCAGCATTCAAAATCAATATCGAACGAGTCGCCAGAATATGTATTGGAGGAAAAGCAATTCAAAAAAAAACTTGATGACGCCCTGAACAGCCTCCCCGAAAACCAACGGACCACTTTTTTGTTGAACAGAATAGATGGAAAAAAATATGCCGAGATAGCTGAAATGGAAGGTGTGAGTGTCAAGGCCATCGAAAAGCGGATGCATTTGGCCCTAAAAGCGCTTCGTGAACAGATAGACGGTATTTGA
- the ffh gene encoding signal recognition particle protein, whose translation MFDNLSEKLDKALHVLKGRGQITEINVAETMKEIRRALLDADVNFKIAKEFTNRVKEKALGQNVLTTLQPGQLMVKIVKDELTALMGGEAEDIDLSGNPSVVLMSGLQGSGKTTFSGKLANYLNKKKNKKPLLVACDVYRPAAIDQLHIVGDQVGIEVYSDRGNSDPVAIAKAGIKHARENGKNVVIIDTAGRLAVDEQMMTEIANIHKAVDPEETLFVVDAMTGQDAVNTAKAFNDVLNFDGVILTKLDGDTRGGAAISIKSVVDKPIKFIGTGEKMEAIDVFHPSRMADRILGMGDVVSLVERAQEQFDEEQARKIQKKIAKNRFGFDDFLSQIQQIKKMGNMKDLMGMIPGMGKAMKGIDIDDDAFKHIEAMIHSMTPDERANPSKLNSSRKKRIAVGSGRSIQEVNQLLKQFNQMSKMMKMMQGGGGKKMMQMMQNMR comes from the coding sequence ATGTTTGATAATTTAAGTGAAAAACTCGATAAGGCGTTACATGTACTGAAAGGGCGTGGTCAAATCACTGAAATAAACGTGGCCGAGACCATGAAAGAGATACGGCGTGCTTTGCTCGATGCCGATGTCAACTTCAAGATAGCCAAAGAGTTTACCAATAGGGTCAAAGAAAAAGCACTGGGCCAAAATGTGCTGACCACCCTTCAACCTGGCCAACTGATGGTCAAAATCGTCAAAGACGAATTGACAGCGTTGATGGGCGGTGAGGCTGAAGACATTGACCTTTCGGGCAATCCATCAGTCGTTTTGATGTCGGGTCTCCAAGGTTCGGGTAAGACCACTTTTTCTGGAAAACTGGCGAATTATCTAAACAAGAAAAAAAATAAAAAACCATTGCTGGTGGCCTGTGACGTCTATCGTCCAGCGGCTATTGATCAATTGCACATTGTCGGTGATCAGGTAGGTATCGAGGTATATTCTGATAGGGGCAACAGTGATCCGGTGGCCATAGCCAAGGCAGGTATCAAACATGCTAGGGAGAACGGCAAGAATGTGGTCATCATAGATACTGCGGGCCGATTGGCGGTAGATGAACAGATGATGACCGAGATTGCCAATATTCACAAGGCCGTAGACCCTGAAGAGACCTTGTTCGTGGTCGATGCCATGACCGGCCAAGATGCTGTGAACACCGCCAAAGCCTTCAATGACGTTTTGAATTTTGACGGGGTCATTTTGACAAAATTGGATGGCGATACCCGTGGGGGTGCGGCCATATCGATCAAATCAGTGGTTGACAAGCCCATAAAGTTCATAGGTACAGGTGAAAAGATGGAAGCCATAGATGTCTTTCATCCCTCCCGTATGGCCGACCGTATCTTGGGAATGGGCGATGTGGTTTCCTTGGTTGAACGTGCCCAAGAACAGTTTGATGAAGAACAAGCCCGAAAAATTCAAAAGAAGATTGCCAAAAACCGTTTCGGATTTGATGACTTTCTCAGTCAGATACAACAAATCAAGAAAATGGGCAATATGAAAGATTTGATGGGCATGATTCCCGGTATGGGCAAGGCCATGAAAGGTATCGATATCGATGACGATGCCTTCAAGCATATCGAGGCCATGATACATTCTATGACGCCCGATGAGCGTGCCAATCCATCTAAACTGAATTCAAGCCGTAAAAAGCGTATCGCAGTTGGTAGCGGCCGCTCGATACAAGAGGTCAATCAGTTGCTGAAGCAGTTCAACCAAATGAGCAAAATGATGAAGATGATGCAGGGCGGTGGCGGCAAAAAAATGATGCAAATGATGCAAAATATGCGTTAG
- a CDS encoding four helix bundle protein: protein MARVEMFEDLEIWQRAREICNDVYDLIENTPLGRNYALRDQMDKSSGSVMDNIAEGFERNGNREFIQFLSISKASCGELRSQLYRTFDRGHIDKETFDVLKKKIMVNSKKIGAFMNYLSKSEFRGFKYKNK, encoded by the coding sequence ATGGCAAGGGTTGAAATGTTTGAAGACCTTGAAATTTGGCAACGGGCAAGAGAGATTTGCAATGATGTTTACGATTTGATAGAGAATACCCCATTGGGCCGAAATTATGCCCTGAGAGATCAAATGGATAAATCTTCAGGCTCGGTAATGGATAATATAGCTGAAGGCTTTGAGCGTAATGGCAATAGGGAATTCATTCAATTTTTAAGTATTTCAAAAGCATCTTGTGGTGAACTTCGTTCGCAATTGTACAGAACTTTCGATAGAGGGCATATTGATAAGGAAACATTTGATGTTTTAAAGAAAAAAATAATGGTCAATAGTAAAAAGATCGGTGCATTCATGAACTACTTGTCAAAATCTGAATTTAGGGGTTTCAAATACAAAAATAAGTGA
- the folD gene encoding bifunctional methylenetetrahydrofolate dehydrogenase/methenyltetrahydrofolate cyclohydrolase FolD — protein sequence MNILDGKKISNQIKDEIAIEVTEMKERGEKTPHLAAVLVGNDGASLTYVGSKVRSCKKIGFESTLVHLPEETTEEELLQQVKSLNENPDIDGYIVQLPLPRHIDEQKVLMAVDPDKDVDGFHPTNFGKMALDMESFIPATPFGIMELLQRYDIDTEGKHTVVIGRSHIVGRPISILMSQKGKAANATVTITHSRTKNLKELTLQADIIVSALGVPNFLKADMVKEGVVVIDVGITRVPDDSRERGYYITGDVDFENVGKKASYITPVPGGVGPMTIAMLLKNTLLARKRHRA from the coding sequence ATGAACATTCTTGACGGAAAAAAAATATCCAATCAAATCAAAGATGAGATTGCCATAGAGGTCACTGAAATGAAAGAACGGGGTGAAAAGACCCCTCATTTGGCGGCTGTTTTGGTGGGCAATGATGGTGCCAGCCTTACTTATGTGGGCAGTAAGGTACGTTCGTGCAAGAAAATTGGTTTCGAATCGACATTGGTTCATCTTCCAGAAGAAACTACAGAAGAAGAGTTATTGCAACAGGTCAAAAGCTTGAATGAAAACCCTGATATTGATGGATATATCGTACAATTGCCCTTGCCCAGACATATCGATGAGCAAAAGGTGCTGATGGCCGTAGACCCTGACAAAGATGTAGATGGGTTCCATCCCACCAACTTCGGCAAAATGGCATTGGATATGGAGTCTTTTATTCCTGCCACCCCATTCGGAATTATGGAGCTACTTCAACGATATGACATAGATACCGAGGGAAAGCATACCGTTGTGATCGGGCGCAGCCATATCGTCGGACGGCCCATCAGTATTTTGATGAGCCAAAAAGGAAAGGCGGCCAATGCTACGGTGACCATTACGCATAGCCGAACCAAAAATTTAAAAGAGCTGACACTTCAAGCAGATATCATTGTATCGGCTTTAGGCGTTCCGAACTTTCTAAAAGCCGATATGGTCAAAGAAGGCGTTGTCGTCATTGATGTGGGGATCACCCGTGTGCCTGACGATTCGCGAGAAAGAGGCTATTATATCACCGGTGATGTCGATTTTGAAAACGTGGGCAAAAAAGCTTCCTATATTACACCCGTAC